The Natator depressus isolate rNatDep1 chromosome 8, rNatDep2.hap1, whole genome shotgun sequence genome window below encodes:
- the APOBEC4 gene encoding LOW QUALITY PROTEIN: putative C->U-editing enzyme APOBEC-4 (The sequence of the model RefSeq protein was modified relative to this genomic sequence to represent the inferred CDS: substituted 1 base at 1 genomic stop codon): protein MHYNVCCVSAREMGEINDXFLFSSFRTVNYRNMSGEIFQYNMNPERETLFQEYLANQGTVVKPYYWQTLSKSCAKCPYHIRTSEEARVPYMEFHKAFGFPYGLMSPQNKHLIFYELRSFSGTLVQKGHATNCIKYNIHPESMLFEMGGYLDALTYDYDSIRYIILYSNYSPCNEAEHCCISKIYNFLTKYPDITLCIYFSQLYHMEDDFPVSIWNCEALRSLASLWPHVTLNPLCGGVWNALLCNFVSGMPEATLYHPILPARALADQQNSHKINNITGIKSYLMKASPQAIYENLKPQQNLQQDYFANTPSHQLSQMMNGRLPPLMSHSHLVPFTSKFLPFGGQHLYPKPKNIVRHLKMPKELFNYTNHSQTFSHGRPVQVVEITERLLSSKTTNTKGQKKKKKKKKNPSLMKVNTQRDWMVQRTVMLRIWKLSPLEHSFKSSLGQ from the coding sequence ATGCATTATAATGTTTGCTGTGTAAGTGCAAGGGAAATGGGAGAGATAAATGAttagtttcttttttcttctttcaggaCTGTCAATTACAGAAATATGAGTGGGGAGATTTTCCAGTACAATATGAACCCAGAAAGGGAAACTTTGTTCCAGGAATATCTGGCAAATCAAGGAACAGTAGTAAAGCCCTATTATTGGCAGACACTGAGCAAAAGCTGTGCCAAATGCCCCTATCATATACGGACAAGTGAAGAAGCAAGAGTCCCTTATATGGAATTTCATAAGGCCTTTGGATTCCCATATGGGCTAATGAGTCCTCAAAACAAACACCTTATATTCTATGAACTGAGGAGCTTCTCTGGGACATTAGTCCAAAAGGGCCATGCAACCAACTGCATTAAGTATAACATCCACCCAGAGTCCATGTTATTTGAGATGGGTGGCTATCTGGATGCACTTACATATGACTATGACAGCATCAGGTACATAATTCTTTATTCCAACTACTCTCCTTGTAATGAAGCTGAGCACTGCTGCATAAGCAAGATCTACAACTTCTTGACAAAGTACCCAGACATTACCCTCTGTATTTATTTCTCTCAGCTTTATCACATGGAGGATGATTTCCCCGTGTCCATATGGAACTGTGAAGCTTTACGAAGCCTTGCCAGCTTGTGGCCTCATGTGACTTTGAACCCATTATGTGGTGGGGTCTGGAATGCCCTCCTTTGCAATTTTGTGAGTGGTATGCCAGAAGCAACCCTTTATCATCCAATTTTACCTGCAAGAGCATTAGCTGACCAACAAAATTCACATAAAATTAACAACATAACAGGAATTAAATCTTACTTAATGAAAGCATCTCCCCAGGCAATATATGAAAATCTAAAACCTCAGCAGAATTTGCAGCAAGACTATTTTGCTAACACACCCTCTCATCAACTTTCACAAATGATGAACGGCAGATTGCCACCACTGATGAGTCACAGCCATTTGGTGCCTTTCACGAGCAAGTTTCTGCCTTTTGGGGGGCAACATTTATATCCCAAACCTAAAAATATTGTAAGGCATTTAAAGATGCCCAAGGAGTTATTTAATTATACCAATCATTCCCAAACCTTTTCCCATGGAAGACCTGTTCAGGTGGTAGAAATCACTGAACGACTTTTAAGTAGCAAGACCACAAACAccaaagggcaaaaaaaaaaaaaaaaaaaaaaaaaaaatccatctcttATGAAAGTTAATACACAGAGGGACTGGATGGTTCAGAGAACTGTGATGTTAAGGATATGGAAACTTTCACCTTTAGAACACTCGTTTAAATCCAGTCTAGGCCAGTAA